In Scophthalmus maximus strain ysfricsl-2021 chromosome 5, ASM2237912v1, whole genome shotgun sequence, a single window of DNA contains:
- the kdm4ab gene encoding lysine-specific demethylase 4A isoform X2, with protein sequence MASDVVSQNHGSKGIMTFYPTAEQFKNFSRYIAYVESQGAHKAGLAKIVPPKEWKPRGSYDDIDELVIPAPIQQVVTGQSGLFTQYNIQKKSMTVREFRKIANSDKFCSPHYDDFEELERKYWKNVTFNPPIYGADVNGSLYDPEIKEWNISHLDTILDTVESESGITIEGVNTPYLYFGMWKTTFAWHTEDMDLYSINYLHFGEPKSWYCVPPEHGKRLERLAQGFFPGSSQNCEAFLRHKMTLISPSILKKYGIPFEKITQEAGEFMVTFPYAYHAGFNHGFNCAESTNFATERWIEYGKQAVLCSCRKDMVKISMDVFVKKFQPDRYEQWLAGRDVLPINHSRPTPEAKEFLGDSVNDIPSNSNSCSVEICGEDGERKSTTQRIETKRHRVCLEVPEEVVPKDEDDEDEEHYGKRPRLSLIPPRTTSQDGKRNKGPPKLVVTPTKLTLMDPFHRGLTQSNSDGGRPHYTKTRAPAISSQSHARNGHLSVSVAPSWAEASAQPSRKMGVASLLFHRTLSPKDTLQVHSYTLEKQRQPHTQLQVHSYAREHQPRHLQHKTHPQPRTQVQPSSPAPSCETTELQPESKFILTKVATAESEAKSPEKRDQEEDKPQMSMSVEALPESEEPEVQPTSRSASLQVQPQPQELDNTGKETPKSNKRKSLLQQVSEEQSYCKSVVKKQQQHELLRKLPRHHPLIREVHSDEDMCVNVEFEQEEKEEWAKPLSQLWQCRPYNPEAEREYNKSMGQHAPFCSICLIFHTYHQSDSSSGSSTLTLVNRPGGRQWSKPLIPEMCFNTQTSKTNESEEGQLSNPHIGEDGTSQLVSCAQCCVRVHTSCYGVSGDEAELNDWLCARCEADATTEDCCLCSLRGGALQRANNDKWVHVLCAITVLEACFVNVTERSPIDLSAIPLPRFRLKCVYCRKRMKREVTGCCVQCSHGRCSTAFHPTCAQAAGILMHPDDWPFVVFVTCHRHRTPILPERNKASMRELAVGQKVICKYRNTRYYHSDVVELTTATFYEVVFDDGSYSDNLLPEDIENRDCVRLGPPTGGDAVQVRWTDGLIYGAKFVASHSIPMYLVEFEDGSQITVKREDIYTLDEDLPKRVKSRMSVASDMRFELFAQKDVKQTSKRQRVINSRYREDFVEPVIYRAIME encoded by the exons ATTGTCCCACCAAAGGAATGGAAGCCTAGAGGATCCTATGATGACATCGATGAGTTGGTGATACCTGCACCCATCCAGCAGGTGGTGACAGGCCAGTCGGGCCTTTTCACGCAGTACAACATTCAGAAGAAGTCTATGACCGTCAGAGAGTTCCGCAAGATTGCCAACAGTGACAA GTTCTGCAGTCCGCATTATGATGACTTTGAGGAGCTGGAAAGGAAGTACTGGAAGAATGTGACGTTCAACCCTCCAATATATGGAGCAGATGTTAATGGAAGCCTGTATGACCCT GAAATCAAAGAGTGGAACATTTCCCACCTGGACACTATTTTGGATACCGTTGAAAGTGAGAGCGGCATCACTATTGAGGGTGTTAATACACCCTACTTGTATTTTGGTATGTGGAAGACCACCTTTGCATGGCACACTGAGGACATGGACCTCTACAGTATTAACTACTTGCACTTTGGAGAGCCCAAATCATG GTACTGTGTTCCTCCAGAGCATGGGAAGAGATTGGAGCGTCTGGCTCAAG GCTTCTTTCCTGGTAGTTCCCAAAATTGTGAGGCTTTCTTGAGGCACAAGATGACTCTCATCTCTCCGTCTATCCTGAAGAAATATGGCATTCCGTTTGAAAAG ATTACTCAGGAGGCTGGTGAGTTCATGGTTACTTTCCCCTACGCCTACCATGCTGGCTTCAACCACGGCTTCAACTGTGCTGAGTCTACCAACTTTGCGACAGAGAGATGGATCGAATATGGCAAGCAAGCCGTTTTG TGCTCATGCCGCAAGGACATGGTGAAAATTTCCATGGATGTATTTGTGAAGAAGTTCCAGCCAGATCGCTACGAACAGTGGCTGGCAGGGCGAGATGTGTTGCCCATCAACCACTCACGACCCACTCCGGAGGCTAAGGAGTTCCTTGGGGATTCTGTAAATGACATCCCAAGCAACAGTAACAGTTGCTCTGTGGAGATCTGTGGAGAGGACGGGGAGCGGAAGAG CACTACACAGAGGATAGAGACCAAGAGACACAGGGTGTGTCTGGAGGTACCTGAGGAGGTTGTTCCtaaggatgaagatgatgaagatgaggagcaTTACGGGAAGCGTCCCAGGCTAAGCCTCATACCCCCACGTACTACATCACAAGATGGCAAGAGGAATAAAG GCCCACCAAAACTGGTTGTCACGCCTACCAAGCTCACTTTAATGGATCCGTTTCACAGAGGCTTGACCCAAAGTAACAGCGATGGAGGCCGTCCTCATTATACCAAGACCCGTGCACCTGCCATCTCTTCTCAGTCTCATGCCAGAAATGgacatctgtctgtgtcagtggcGCCTTCTTGGGCAGAAGCTTCTGCACAGCCATCCCGCAAAATGGGGGTGGCCAGCCTGCTCTTCCACAGGACACTGAGTCCTAAAGACACTCTTCAGGTGCACAGCTACACTCTAGAAAAGCAGCGGCAACcgcacacacagctgcaggtgCACAGCTACGCCAGAGAGCATCAACCCCGTCATCTCCAGCACAAAACCCACCCACAGCCCCGCACACAGGTACAGCCTTCGTCTCCGGCACCAAGCTGTGAAACGACAGAGCTACAGCCCGAATCTAAATTCATCCTTACCAAAGTAGCAACGGCTGAATCTGAAGCAAAGAGTCCGGAGAAGCGGGACCAAGAGGAGGACAAACCTCAAATGTCAATGTCCGTTGAGGCTCTGCCGGAATCGGAGGAGCCTGAAGTTCAGCCCACCAGCAGGTCTGCTTCCCTACAGGTTCAACCACAACCTCAAGAGTTGGACAACACAGGGAAAGAAACTCCCAAGAGCAACAAGCGAAAG TCATTGCTCCAGCAGGTATCAGAAGAGCAGTCATACTGCAAGTCAGTGGTGAAGAAGCAACAGCAGCATGAACTGCTCCGTAAGCTGCCTCGCCACCACCCTCTGATCAGAGAGGTGCACAGCGACGAAG acatgtgtgtaaatgtggagtttgaacaagaggagaaagaggagtgggCGAAGCCGCTAAGCCAGCTGTGGCAGTGTCGACCTTATAACcctgaggcagagagggagtACAACAAAAGCATGGGGCAGCACGCCCCCTTCTGCTCCATCTGCCTCATCTTTCATACTTACCATCAA TCCGACTCCAGTAGTGGAAGTTCTACTTTGACGTTAGTGAACCGTCCAGGGGGCCGCCAGTGGTCCAAACCTCTCATCCCAGAAATGTGTTTCAACACCCAAACCAGCAAGACGAACGAGAGCGAGGAGGGACAGCTGTCTAACCCCCACATCGGAGAGGACGGAACCAGCCAGCTCGTCAGCTGTGCTCAGTGCTGTGTTCGTGTACACACCA GTTGCTATGGTGTATCCGGTGATGAAGCGGAGCTCAATGACTGGCTGTGTGCCCGCTGTGAGGCTGATGCCACCACCGAG GACTGCTGTCTGTGTTCCCTGAGAGGCGGCGCTCTGCAGAGAGCCAACAACGACAA GTGGGTTCATGTGCTGTGTGCCATAACTGTGCTGGAAGCTTGCTTTGTCAACGTCACCGAGCGGAGCCCCATCGACCTCTCTGCCATACCACTGCCACGGTTCAGACTG AAGTGTGTGTACTGCAGGAAACGGATGAAGAGGGAAGTGACTGGCTGCTGTGTCCAGTGCTCCCACGGCCGCTGCTCCACGGCGTTTCACCCCACCTGCGCTCAGGCCGCTGGGATCCTCATGCACCCGGATGACTGGCCATTCGTCGTCTTCGTCACCTGCCATAGACACAGAACGCCCATCCTACCTGAG CGCAACAAGGCCTCCATGCGGGAGTTGGCAGTGGGGCAGAAGGTGATCTGTAAATACAGAAACACCCGTTATTACCACAGCGACGTGGTGGAACTGACAACGGCCACCTTCTACGAGGTGGTGTTCGACGACGGGTCCTACAGCGACAACCTCCTCCCTGAGGACATCGAG AACCGTGACTGCGTCCGCCTCGGTCCGCCCACTGGTGGTGACGCTGTTCAAGTGCGGTGGACAGATGGACTGATCTACGGAGCCAAATTTGTAGCATCCCACTCCATCCCCATGTACCTG GTGGAGTTTGAGGATGGGTCTCAAATCACTGTCAAGCGAGAGGACATCTACACTCTGGATGAGGATCTGCCCAAACGAGTCAAGTCACGAATG TCAGTGGCGTCGGACATGCGCTTTGAGCTCTTCGCGCAGAAAGACGTCAAACAGACCTCCAAAAGGCAACGGGTCATCAACTCTCGATACCGGGAGGACTTCGTCGAGCCCGTCATCTACCGGGCCATCATGGAGTAA
- the kdm4ab gene encoding lysine-specific demethylase 4A isoform X1 has translation MASDVVSQNHGSKGIMTFYPTAEQFKNFSRYIAYVESQGAHKAGLAKIVPPKEWKPRGSYDDIDELVIPAPIQQVVTGQSGLFTQYNIQKKSMTVREFRKIANSDKFCSPHYDDFEELERKYWKNVTFNPPIYGADVNGSLYDPEIKEWNISHLDTILDTVESESGITIEGVNTPYLYFGMWKTTFAWHTEDMDLYSINYLHFGEPKSWYCVPPEHGKRLERLAQGFFPGSSQNCEAFLRHKMTLISPSILKKYGIPFEKITQEAGEFMVTFPYAYHAGFNHGFNCAESTNFATERWIEYGKQAVLCSCRKDMVKISMDVFVKKFQPDRYEQWLAGRDVLPINHSRPTPEAKEFLGDSVNDIPSNSNSCSVEICGEDGERKSTTQRIETKRHRVCLEVPEEVVPKDEDDEDEEHYGKRPRLSLIPPRTTSQDGKRNKGPPKLVVTPTKLTLMDPFHRGLTQSNSDGGRPHYTKTRAPAISSQSHARNGHLSVSVAPSWAEASAQPSRKMGVASLLFHRTLSPKDTLQVHSYTLEKQRQPHTQLQVHSYAREHQPRHLQHKTHPQPRTQVQPSSPAPSCETTELQPESKFILTKVATAESEAKSPEKRDQEEDKPQMSMSVEALPESEEPEVQPTSRSASLQVQPQPQELDNTGKETPKSNKRKSNQCPLADSGIVILKDTVPLQEPNHSETKVIAQSHHSLLQQVSEEQSYCKSVVKKQQQHELLRKLPRHHPLIREVHSDEDMCVNVEFEQEEKEEWAKPLSQLWQCRPYNPEAEREYNKSMGQHAPFCSICLIFHTYHQSDSSSGSSTLTLVNRPGGRQWSKPLIPEMCFNTQTSKTNESEEGQLSNPHIGEDGTSQLVSCAQCCVRVHTSCYGVSGDEAELNDWLCARCEADATTEDCCLCSLRGGALQRANNDKWVHVLCAITVLEACFVNVTERSPIDLSAIPLPRFRLKCVYCRKRMKREVTGCCVQCSHGRCSTAFHPTCAQAAGILMHPDDWPFVVFVTCHRHRTPILPERNKASMRELAVGQKVICKYRNTRYYHSDVVELTTATFYEVVFDDGSYSDNLLPEDIENRDCVRLGPPTGGDAVQVRWTDGLIYGAKFVASHSIPMYLVEFEDGSQITVKREDIYTLDEDLPKRVKSRMSVASDMRFELFAQKDVKQTSKRQRVINSRYREDFVEPVIYRAIME, from the exons ATTGTCCCACCAAAGGAATGGAAGCCTAGAGGATCCTATGATGACATCGATGAGTTGGTGATACCTGCACCCATCCAGCAGGTGGTGACAGGCCAGTCGGGCCTTTTCACGCAGTACAACATTCAGAAGAAGTCTATGACCGTCAGAGAGTTCCGCAAGATTGCCAACAGTGACAA GTTCTGCAGTCCGCATTATGATGACTTTGAGGAGCTGGAAAGGAAGTACTGGAAGAATGTGACGTTCAACCCTCCAATATATGGAGCAGATGTTAATGGAAGCCTGTATGACCCT GAAATCAAAGAGTGGAACATTTCCCACCTGGACACTATTTTGGATACCGTTGAAAGTGAGAGCGGCATCACTATTGAGGGTGTTAATACACCCTACTTGTATTTTGGTATGTGGAAGACCACCTTTGCATGGCACACTGAGGACATGGACCTCTACAGTATTAACTACTTGCACTTTGGAGAGCCCAAATCATG GTACTGTGTTCCTCCAGAGCATGGGAAGAGATTGGAGCGTCTGGCTCAAG GCTTCTTTCCTGGTAGTTCCCAAAATTGTGAGGCTTTCTTGAGGCACAAGATGACTCTCATCTCTCCGTCTATCCTGAAGAAATATGGCATTCCGTTTGAAAAG ATTACTCAGGAGGCTGGTGAGTTCATGGTTACTTTCCCCTACGCCTACCATGCTGGCTTCAACCACGGCTTCAACTGTGCTGAGTCTACCAACTTTGCGACAGAGAGATGGATCGAATATGGCAAGCAAGCCGTTTTG TGCTCATGCCGCAAGGACATGGTGAAAATTTCCATGGATGTATTTGTGAAGAAGTTCCAGCCAGATCGCTACGAACAGTGGCTGGCAGGGCGAGATGTGTTGCCCATCAACCACTCACGACCCACTCCGGAGGCTAAGGAGTTCCTTGGGGATTCTGTAAATGACATCCCAAGCAACAGTAACAGTTGCTCTGTGGAGATCTGTGGAGAGGACGGGGAGCGGAAGAG CACTACACAGAGGATAGAGACCAAGAGACACAGGGTGTGTCTGGAGGTACCTGAGGAGGTTGTTCCtaaggatgaagatgatgaagatgaggagcaTTACGGGAAGCGTCCCAGGCTAAGCCTCATACCCCCACGTACTACATCACAAGATGGCAAGAGGAATAAAG GCCCACCAAAACTGGTTGTCACGCCTACCAAGCTCACTTTAATGGATCCGTTTCACAGAGGCTTGACCCAAAGTAACAGCGATGGAGGCCGTCCTCATTATACCAAGACCCGTGCACCTGCCATCTCTTCTCAGTCTCATGCCAGAAATGgacatctgtctgtgtcagtggcGCCTTCTTGGGCAGAAGCTTCTGCACAGCCATCCCGCAAAATGGGGGTGGCCAGCCTGCTCTTCCACAGGACACTGAGTCCTAAAGACACTCTTCAGGTGCACAGCTACACTCTAGAAAAGCAGCGGCAACcgcacacacagctgcaggtgCACAGCTACGCCAGAGAGCATCAACCCCGTCATCTCCAGCACAAAACCCACCCACAGCCCCGCACACAGGTACAGCCTTCGTCTCCGGCACCAAGCTGTGAAACGACAGAGCTACAGCCCGAATCTAAATTCATCCTTACCAAAGTAGCAACGGCTGAATCTGAAGCAAAGAGTCCGGAGAAGCGGGACCAAGAGGAGGACAAACCTCAAATGTCAATGTCCGTTGAGGCTCTGCCGGAATCGGAGGAGCCTGAAGTTCAGCCCACCAGCAGGTCTGCTTCCCTACAGGTTCAACCACAACCTCAAGAGTTGGACAACACAGGGAAAGAAACTCCCAAGAGCAACAAGCGAAAG AGTAACCAATGCCCCCTTGCGGATAGTGGCATTGTCATCCTGAAAGACACCGTTCCTCTCCAGGAACCAAATCACAGTGAGACGAAGGTGATCGCTCAGAGTCATCAC TCATTGCTCCAGCAGGTATCAGAAGAGCAGTCATACTGCAAGTCAGTGGTGAAGAAGCAACAGCAGCATGAACTGCTCCGTAAGCTGCCTCGCCACCACCCTCTGATCAGAGAGGTGCACAGCGACGAAG acatgtgtgtaaatgtggagtttgaacaagaggagaaagaggagtgggCGAAGCCGCTAAGCCAGCTGTGGCAGTGTCGACCTTATAACcctgaggcagagagggagtACAACAAAAGCATGGGGCAGCACGCCCCCTTCTGCTCCATCTGCCTCATCTTTCATACTTACCATCAA TCCGACTCCAGTAGTGGAAGTTCTACTTTGACGTTAGTGAACCGTCCAGGGGGCCGCCAGTGGTCCAAACCTCTCATCCCAGAAATGTGTTTCAACACCCAAACCAGCAAGACGAACGAGAGCGAGGAGGGACAGCTGTCTAACCCCCACATCGGAGAGGACGGAACCAGCCAGCTCGTCAGCTGTGCTCAGTGCTGTGTTCGTGTACACACCA GTTGCTATGGTGTATCCGGTGATGAAGCGGAGCTCAATGACTGGCTGTGTGCCCGCTGTGAGGCTGATGCCACCACCGAG GACTGCTGTCTGTGTTCCCTGAGAGGCGGCGCTCTGCAGAGAGCCAACAACGACAA GTGGGTTCATGTGCTGTGTGCCATAACTGTGCTGGAAGCTTGCTTTGTCAACGTCACCGAGCGGAGCCCCATCGACCTCTCTGCCATACCACTGCCACGGTTCAGACTG AAGTGTGTGTACTGCAGGAAACGGATGAAGAGGGAAGTGACTGGCTGCTGTGTCCAGTGCTCCCACGGCCGCTGCTCCACGGCGTTTCACCCCACCTGCGCTCAGGCCGCTGGGATCCTCATGCACCCGGATGACTGGCCATTCGTCGTCTTCGTCACCTGCCATAGACACAGAACGCCCATCCTACCTGAG CGCAACAAGGCCTCCATGCGGGAGTTGGCAGTGGGGCAGAAGGTGATCTGTAAATACAGAAACACCCGTTATTACCACAGCGACGTGGTGGAACTGACAACGGCCACCTTCTACGAGGTGGTGTTCGACGACGGGTCCTACAGCGACAACCTCCTCCCTGAGGACATCGAG AACCGTGACTGCGTCCGCCTCGGTCCGCCCACTGGTGGTGACGCTGTTCAAGTGCGGTGGACAGATGGACTGATCTACGGAGCCAAATTTGTAGCATCCCACTCCATCCCCATGTACCTG GTGGAGTTTGAGGATGGGTCTCAAATCACTGTCAAGCGAGAGGACATCTACACTCTGGATGAGGATCTGCCCAAACGAGTCAAGTCACGAATG TCAGTGGCGTCGGACATGCGCTTTGAGCTCTTCGCGCAGAAAGACGTCAAACAGACCTCCAAAAGGCAACGGGTCATCAACTCTCGATACCGGGAGGACTTCGTCGAGCCCGTCATCTACCGGGCCATCATGGAGTAA